In Candidatus Thermoplasmatota archaeon, the sequence GTTGGGAGGTTCTTGGTGTATGGGTTACCAAAGGTCGCGCTTCTCTTGAAGCATACAGCTTCCTTAAATATGTTCTAAGTAAATGTACTAATCAACCAAAGATATTGGTTGATGGTGGTCCTTGGTATAAACCTGCTCTTGAACGTTTAAACGTTGAATGGGAACATATCACGTTTGGTCTTCGTAATCCTATAGAGCAATGGTTTTTCCTGTTGAAACATCGGATAAAACTCTTTTATAGAAACTGGCCTTATAATGCCACTGTTGATAGCACTCAACAGTGGATTGAATGCTTTGTTTCAATGTATCACATCACAAGGAGCTAAAGTTGACAAGCACCCTCCAAAGTCCAGAAATTATTTATTGGTCTTTTTGGTTCTTTTTCACCAATTTCAAAGGTTACAAAATCTAATGATTTATTTTCAGAAAGAGTTTTTATGTATTGAGTTAACCATCCAACAATTGGAACAATTTTAGGATCATACGTTTTATAATCGCCCCAACCTTTATCATTATGCGCTCTAATTTTATAGGATGCAAATGGGTTTAGGATATAAGATGTGTTGATTGTTGCCGTCCATCCATCAGCACCATAATTATCTGTTACTATCTGGTACCCAGGAGGCATAAATTCAAAAGTAAATTCAACTTTATCTACATTTGAACCGGAAATAAATGCCTTATAAGTATTCTCAAGCGCTAATCCCTGTAATAATAATCCTTTCCCATCTGATGCTTCACTTCCATCAGCATAGTATGTCTCTACATAGTTTATAACAGGAGGCCCTGGAGGAGCAGATTTAGTTGTGAAATGCCAAATTATTCCCTGTTTTTCTGCACCATTACTATCTCTTGCAACAATCTGCCAATAATACAGAGTATCGTAATAAAGAGTACCTGGATCATAATAGGTGTTCGGATGGTTCGAAACAACTAATGAAGGAGGAGTACTTGTTCCAAAATATATATCGTAACTTAATGAATCACCATCTGGGTCGTTACAAGCCCAAGAAAGATCAGCATTAATATCAACACCTGTCGCACCATCACTCGGTGATTTACAGCTAGGTGGATTTGGTGGATTAGTACTTATACCCCATGTTTGAAAATTAAAATCCCAATTACCTTCTTGTTGCCAATTCTCACCATTATTTTCTGAATGATATGCTACCCCTCGTGAATACGGATTTCCTGTTCCATATCTCCAAGACATAGATTTATCTGATCCGAGACTTGTTAACAAACTTATAACAATATAGTAGGTATTACCCGGGATCACTTCAAAAGGTTCAACGCACTCAAAAGTTACCCATTCGCCCGAAGTTGATAAATCATCAACTATACCAAAGCCACCAAGCCAATTTTCTCCATCTACAGAATCATTTCGAATTAATACTAGATAATATATTGACGTTGAGACAGAAGAAGATTTTTTTAAATATAAATATAGATACGTAAACAAGTTCATTGTTGGTTTAAAACCTTGGGCAACATATTGTGAAGTCCAATGTAACTCATAAAAACTATTTCCATTTTCACAAGATTGGTCTTTGCCATTTCCCGAGATACTCAACGGGATCATCTCCCCATTCGGATTTGTTAATATCCCAACAAAATCTAAATTATTTGATAAAACATTTAGACCTATAGCTGGTGCGTTTTCAATTTTTTCTTGTACGCTTTTTTGTTTCAATGTTTGTGTATTTACAGAGCTTCCTGAGATAATCAATAGCCCTACAAAACATATTGCCAAATTTTTTCTCTCATTTTTCATATCTCTCCCTATTTAAAAATTTTTTTATAAATTAAAATGCAAATAAATTTTATTATATATAAAAATTATGTTATTATTAAGCACTTTTTTACAAAATTTTGTTATAAATTATACTTTTAGTTTCATTTTAGTATAAAATCTGCAAGTTAATAATATATAAAATAACATAATCGGCAATAGTCGTAAAATAAATCGACAATATTAAATAACATTAATTGTACAATAATAATTATGGGTAAAGTAATAGATGATTATAAACTAAGCGAACTATCAGATATATGGATAAAAATCGAAAGAGAAGCAGGCAGATTAACAAAACCCAGGTTCAAAACAAGTTAAATTAAGTCCCTTCCCTCCAATTACTCATATATTCAATCTGCGACTTAGATAACCTATCAATATCAACGTCCATCGTCTTCAACTTAAGAAGAGCAATCTCCTCATCAATCTCCTTAGGAACAGGATAAACCTGTTTCCCCAATTTTTTTACATTCTCTTTTTTCGACAACCATAAAGCAGACAAAGCCTGGTTAGCAAAACTCATATCCATAACCTCACTAGGATGCCCCTCAGCAGCAGAAAGATTCACCAAACGCCCCTCAGCAAGCAGGTAAACAGTACGACCATCCCTTAAATGATACTCACGAACATTAGGCCTAATCTCAATAAAATCCCTAGAAATTTTATCAAGATACTTCACATCAACCTCATTATCAAAATGACCAGAGTTAGCAACAATAGCACCATTCTTAAGCAAATCAATAGCACGCGCGTCAATAACATGTTTATTACCAGTAACAGTAACAAAAACATCACCAATTCTAGCTGCTTTTCTAATAGGCATAACAGTAAAACCATCCATAACAGCCTCAAGCGCACGAACAGGATCAACCTCAGTAACAATCACATTAGCACCCATACCACGAGCACGCATACTAACACCCTTACCACACCAACCATAACCACAAACAACAAAAATTTTACCAGAAATCAAAACAGAAGTAGCACGCAAGATACCATCAATAGTAGACTGACCAGTACCGTAACGATTATCAAAAAAATGCTTAGTCATAGCATCATTAACCGCAATAATCGGATACCTCAATTCCTTTTTTTCAGCCATAACACGCTGACGATTAACACCAGTCGTCGTCTCCTCAGTCCCCGCAATAACATACACCAGATCCTCCTTTCTCTTCGTATGCAAACGAGTCACCAGGTCACTACCATCATCCATCGTTATATTCGGTTTATGATCCAAAACCCTATCCACACACCAATAATATTCATCCGTAGAAACACCACGCCACGCATAAACAAAAACACCCTCCTTAGCAAGAGCTGCTGCAACTGCATCATTCGTACTCAACGGATTCGAACCACACAACGCAACCTTTGCGCCACCAGCCTTCAAAGTTTTTACAAGCACCGCAGTCTCCTTAGTAACATGAAGACAACACCCAAGAGTCAAACCCTTCAAAGGCTTATCACGCTCAAAATCCTTCTTTATCCTCATCAAAACAGGCATATGATCCTCGGCCCAATGAATAAGATTCCTCCCCTCATCTGCTAAATTAAGGTTTTTTACAGCATAATTTTTTGTTTTCATCACCATAAAAACATACTCCTTATCTCAGTATCAATTTCGCATCAACAACACAAACACGGTTCTCATATACAAACACTGGATTTAAATCCATTTGGTCAACACGATCCATAAGCTCTTCACCAATCTTTGAAACCCTCAAAAGCAGATCAACAACCAACTGCTTGTCTGCCTTGATGCCCCTAAACCCCTCAAGAAGCTTTTTACCTTTAATCTCCTCAACCATCTGCACTGCATCATACCTATCGATAGGGACTACACGAAAACTTACATCCCTATAAAGCTCAGTAAAAATACCACCAACACCACACATAATACAAAGACCAAAAGTCGGGTCCTGAACAAGACCAATAATAATCTCAACACCCTTCTCCTCCATCTGATCCACAAGCAAATCCTCTTTAGGAAACTTCTTACGAAAATCTTTGAACACCTGTTTAAGCTCAGTCATATCTTTTATGTTAAGTCTCACGCCACCAACATCTGTTTTATGCAAAATCTTATTTGAACACACCTTAAGGGCAACAGGAAACCTCAAATTTATCTTACTAAGATCAGCTTCGTTTTTTACAACCACATACTTAGTCGTAGAAATACCATATGCCCGTAAAAGATCCTTAACCTCATTCTCAGCAAGAGGCCCACTTCTTTTAACCAGTTTTTCAACATCTTTTTTCATAATCAATCTTTCTTCCTATTGTCAATAACACGCTTAGCCTTTAAACCAGTCTCAGGAATACCATTTGGGGGTAAAACCCTCACCCTAGGCGTAAAAACAATAACAGTTTTTATCTCATTCTCCAGAATCTTTTCCAGATTCATAGCATCAACCTGACTTAACTGTTTCTTACTCTCAACCTCAACAGTCAAACCATCAACATTATCCTCAGTATACAGTATCATACGCCAGTTACTACCAACATCAGGATGCCTCATCAAAACCGACTCAATCTGACCAGGATAAATATTAGTGCCACGGATAATCACCATATCATCACTACGACCCTTAATAGTGGAATGCTTAACATGGGTTCTACCACACTCACATTCTTTCACATCAAAAAGCCTAGCTATATCCCTAGTCCTATATCTAAGAAGAGGCATACCCTCCTTAGTAAGAGTAGTAAGAACAAGCTCTCCTTCCTCTTCTACATCAACAGGCTCAAGAGTCTCCGGGTCAACGCACTCAACCAGAAAATGATCCTCCCAAAGATGCAAACCATCATGCTGATCACAATCAGCTGAAACACCAGGACCACACATCTCAGTCAGACCATAAATATCATGAACATCCATATCCCACGCTTCGCTTATACGCTTCTTCAAACCAGGAGTAAACATTTCAGCACCAAAAAGACCGTTCCTAACTTTCAATTTCCTGGGATCTATATTCATTTCACGAGCAACCTGACCAAGACGCAAAGCATAAGAGGCGACACCAGAAATAAAAGTAGTACCATAATACTCCATCAATTTTATTTGCCGCTCAGACTGACCCATACCAGATGGGATAACAAGAGCACCAACCTTCTGAGCACCATAATGAAAACCAAAAGCACCAGTAAAAGTACCATAAGGAATCGGATTCTGAAAAACATCCCTCCTAGTCAAACCAGCCATAGAAAGACAACGAGCCATAACCTCAGACCAAACATCAATATCATGAGGGGTATAACAAACAGTGACCGGTACACCAGTAGTACCAGATGATGCATGTAACTCAATACAGTTATCAAGAGACGTAGCCATCATACCAAAAGGAGCGTTATCTCTAAGATCGTTTTTAGTTGTAAATGGTAGTTTCTTTATATCTTCCAAA encodes:
- a CDS encoding phenylacetate--CoA ligase; protein product: MDHIFNPKTEKLSRSKIKELQLKHLKKIVHNVYENVPFYRKKFKELKINPDAIKTLEDIKKLPFTTKNDLRDNAPFGMMATSLDNCIELHASSGTTGVPVTVCYTPHDIDVWSEVMARCLSMAGLTRRDVFQNPIPYGTFTGAFGFHYGAQKVGALVIPSGMGQSERQIKLMEYYGTTFISGVASYALRLGQVAREMNIDPRKLKVRNGLFGAEMFTPGLKKRISEAWDMDVHDIYGLTEMCGPGVSADCDQHDGLHLWEDHFLVECVDPETLEPVDVEEEGELVLTTLTKEGMPLLRYRTRDIARLFDVKECECGRTHVKHSTIKGRSDDMVIIRGTNIYPGQIESVLMRHPDVGSNWRMILYTEDNVDGLTVEVESKKQLSQVDAMNLEKILENEIKTVIVFTPRVRVLPPNGIPETGLKAKRVIDNRKKD
- a CDS encoding acetate--CoA ligase family protein; translation: MKKDVEKLVKRSGPLAENEVKDLLRAYGISTTKYVVVKNEADLSKINLRFPVALKVCSNKILHKTDVGGVRLNIKDMTELKQVFKDFRKKFPKEDLLVDQMEEKGVEIIIGLVQDPTFGLCIMCGVGGIFTELYRDVSFRVVPIDRYDAVQMVEEIKGKKLLEGFRGIKADKQLVVDLLLRVSKIGEELMDRVDQMDLNPVFVYENRVCVVDAKLILR
- a CDS encoding DDE-type integrase/transposase/recombinase — its product is WEVLGVWVTKGRASLEAYSFLKYVLSKCTNQPKILVDGGPWYKPALERLNVEWEHITFGLRNPIEQWFFLLKHRIKLFYRNWPYNATVDSTQQWIECFVSMYHITRS
- a CDS encoding adenosylhomocysteinase, which produces MVMKTKNYAVKNLNLADEGRNLIHWAEDHMPVLMRIKKDFERDKPLKGLTLGCCLHVTKETAVLVKTLKAGGAKVALCGSNPLSTNDAVAAALAKEGVFVYAWRGVSTDEYYWCVDRVLDHKPNITMDDGSDLVTRLHTKRKEDLVYVIAGTEETTTGVNRQRVMAEKKELRYPIIAVNDAMTKHFFDNRYGTGQSTIDGILRATSVLISGKIFVVCGYGWCGKGVSMRARGMGANVIVTEVDPVRALEAVMDGFTVMPIRKAARIGDVFVTVTGNKHVIDARAIDLLKNGAIVANSGHFDNEVDVKYLDKISRDFIEIRPNVREYHLRDGRTVYLLAEGRLVNLSAAEGHPSEVMDMSFANQALSALWLSKKENVKKLGKQVYPVPKEIDEEIALLKLKTMDVDIDRLSKSQIEYMSNWREGT